A genomic stretch from Strix aluco isolate bStrAlu1 chromosome 12, bStrAlu1.hap1, whole genome shotgun sequence includes:
- the PRC1 gene encoding protein regulator of cytokinesis 1 isoform X2, which yields MRKSEVLAAEAVSCLNRAMAALRDIWEEIGIPEEQRLERTEVVKKHIKSLLDMMVAEEESLKERLLKSIALCRKELDTLCRELQLDPFEAEEDSTILQMEKNLRTRVEVMLKQKRDRKHELKTLQEQDRDLCDILCTTPFCIDSNAVPSLEDLDRYRRHLASLATEKEQRREEFVSSKRQIILLMEELDHTPDTSFERDVVCEDEEAFCLSKDNLAALQDLLQQLEGQRSLNEAVCAELRSRIIALWERLQVPVEEREASAVHVAGSRAKTRKALQLEVDHLEELKLQNMKSVIQAIREELAGYWDKCFYSQEQREGFSPYYDEDYTETLLELHDAEVGKMKSYYETHKDLFEAVQKWEESWKLFLELERKATDPSRFTNRGGNLLKEEKQRARLQKTLSKLQEELETRVQAWEAEFEGAFLVKGQHFMEYVTEQWQLYHLEKEKQKQERQLKKSRQIETEMMYGSTPQTAIKRRVLGPHTPGKARKLNGTSISSATPNSTIRLAFGGTIYHSPTSRLPPSGGKFGQARTPSRLPAKPSRPGHQERNKENMSQLNGTTLSGGCTPAAPAQRNHSVNSVASTYSEFARELSKASRSDSSSRVLNSTTTTAFC from the exons ATGAGGAAGAG TGAGGTGCTGGCGGCCGAGGCCGTGTCGTGCCTGAACCGGGCCATGGCGGCGCTGCGGGACATCTGGGAGGAGATCGGCATCCCCGAGGAGCAGCGCCTGGAGCGCACCGAGGTCGTCAAGAAGCACATCAAG AGTCTCCTGGACATGATGGTGGCAGAGGAGGAGAGCCTGAAGGAGCGTCTCCTGAAGAGCATTGCCCTGTGTCGGAAGGAGCTTGACACCCTCTGCAGGGAGCTCCAGCTGGACCCCTTCGAG GCAGAGGAAGACAGTACCATTCTGCAGATGGAGAAGAATTTGCGGACCCGTGTGGAAGTGATGTTAAAGCAGAAAAGGGACAGGAAGCATGAGCTGAAAACCCTGCAAGAACAAGATCGAGACTTGTGTGACATCCTCTGCACAACCCCCTTCTGCATCGACAGCAACGCCGTGCCCAGCCTGGAGGACCTGGACCGGTACAGGCGCCACTTGGCCTCCCTGGCCACTGAGAAG GAGCAAAGGCGGGAAGAGTTTGTCAGCAGCAAGCGGCAAATCATCCTCCTCATGGAGGAGCTGGACCACACTCCAGACACGAGCTTTGAGCGGGACGTGGTGTGCGAGGATGAGGAAGCCTTCTGTTTGTCCAAGGACAACCTTGCTGCCCTCCAGGATCTGCTGCAGCAG CTGGAAGGCCAGCGGTCCCTGAACGAAGCTGTGTGCGCAGAGCTGCGCTCCAGAATCATTGCGCTTTGGGAGAGGCTGCAGGTTCctgtggaggagagagaggcttCTGCCGTGCACGTGGCTGGGTCCAGAGCCAAAACCAGGAAAGCT ctgcagctggaagtCGACCATCTGGAGGAGCTGAAGCTGCAGAACATGAAATCTGTGATCCAGGCAATCCGGGAAGAGCTGGCTGGCTACTGGGACAAATGCTTCTACAGTCAGGAGCAGCGGGAAGGCTTCAGCCCCTATTATGATG AGGACTACACAGAGACCCTGCTCGAGCTGCACGATGCTGAGGTGGGGAAGATGAAGAGCTACTACGAAACACACAAAGATCTGTTTGAGGCTGTCCAGAagtgggaggagagctggaagcTGTTCCTGGAGCTGGAG AGGAAAGCAACTGACCCCAGTCGTTTCACCAACCGTGGGGGAAATCTGCTGAAAGAAGAGAAGCAGCGAGCAAGGTTGCAGAAGACCCTTTCCAAG ctgcaggaggagctggagaccAGAGTCCAGGCCTGGGAGGCAGAGTTTGAGGGGGCTTTCCTGGTGAAGGGACAGCACTTCATGGAGTACGTGACTGAGCAGTGGCAGCTGTACCACctggagaaagagaagcagaagcaggAGCGG CAACTGAAGAAAAGCCGCCAGATCGAGACGGAGATGATGTACGGAAGCACCCCGCAGACAGCCATCAAGCGCCGGGTGCTCGGCCCCCACACGCCTGGCAAAGCAAGGAAG CTCAATGGCACTTCCATCTCCAGCGCCACACCCAACAGCACCATCCGCTTGGCTTTTGGGGGAACCATCTACCATTCACCCACCTCGCGGTTGCCACCTTCTGGAGGGAAG TTTGGCCAGGCCCGGACCCCCAGCCGCCTGCCGGCAAAGCCGTCCCGTCCTGGACACCAGGAGAGGAACAAGGAGAACATGTCCCAGCTGAACGGAACCACCCTGAGCGGTGGGTGCACTcccgcagcccctgcccagcGTAACCACAGCGTTAATTCTGTTGCCAGCACCTATTCTGAGTTTGCG CGCGAACTTTCAAAGGCTTCCAGATCTGACAGCAGCTCCCGTGTCCTgaactccaccaccaccaccgcctTCTGCTGA
- the PRC1 gene encoding protein regulator of cytokinesis 1 isoform X1 yields MRKSEVLAAEAVSCLNRAMAALRDIWEEIGIPEEQRLERTEVVKKHIKSLLDMMVAEEESLKERLLKSIALCRKELDTLCRELQLDPFEAEEDSTILQMEKNLRTRVEVMLKQKRDRKHELKTLQEQDRDLCDILCTTPFCIDSNAVPSLEDLDRYRRHLASLATEKEQRREEFVSSKRQIILLMEELDHTPDTSFERDVVCEDEEAFCLSKDNLAALQDLLQQLEGQRSLNEAVCAELRSRIIALWERLQVPVEEREASAVHVAGSRAKTRKALQLEVDHLEELKLQNMKSVIQAIREELAGYWDKCFYSQEQREGFSPYYDEDYTETLLELHDAEVGKMKSYYETHKDLFEAVQKWEESWKLFLELERKATDPSRFTNRGGNLLKEEKQRARLQKTLSKLQEELETRVQAWEAEFEGAFLVKGQHFMEYVTEQWQLYHLEKEKQKQERQLKKSRQIETEMMYGSTPQTAIKRRVLGPHTPGKARKLNGTSISSATPNSTIRLAFGGTIYHSPTSRLPPSGGKFGQARTPSRLPAKPSRPGHQERNKENMSQLNGTTLSARTFKGFQI; encoded by the exons ATGAGGAAGAG TGAGGTGCTGGCGGCCGAGGCCGTGTCGTGCCTGAACCGGGCCATGGCGGCGCTGCGGGACATCTGGGAGGAGATCGGCATCCCCGAGGAGCAGCGCCTGGAGCGCACCGAGGTCGTCAAGAAGCACATCAAG AGTCTCCTGGACATGATGGTGGCAGAGGAGGAGAGCCTGAAGGAGCGTCTCCTGAAGAGCATTGCCCTGTGTCGGAAGGAGCTTGACACCCTCTGCAGGGAGCTCCAGCTGGACCCCTTCGAG GCAGAGGAAGACAGTACCATTCTGCAGATGGAGAAGAATTTGCGGACCCGTGTGGAAGTGATGTTAAAGCAGAAAAGGGACAGGAAGCATGAGCTGAAAACCCTGCAAGAACAAGATCGAGACTTGTGTGACATCCTCTGCACAACCCCCTTCTGCATCGACAGCAACGCCGTGCCCAGCCTGGAGGACCTGGACCGGTACAGGCGCCACTTGGCCTCCCTGGCCACTGAGAAG GAGCAAAGGCGGGAAGAGTTTGTCAGCAGCAAGCGGCAAATCATCCTCCTCATGGAGGAGCTGGACCACACTCCAGACACGAGCTTTGAGCGGGACGTGGTGTGCGAGGATGAGGAAGCCTTCTGTTTGTCCAAGGACAACCTTGCTGCCCTCCAGGATCTGCTGCAGCAG CTGGAAGGCCAGCGGTCCCTGAACGAAGCTGTGTGCGCAGAGCTGCGCTCCAGAATCATTGCGCTTTGGGAGAGGCTGCAGGTTCctgtggaggagagagaggcttCTGCCGTGCACGTGGCTGGGTCCAGAGCCAAAACCAGGAAAGCT ctgcagctggaagtCGACCATCTGGAGGAGCTGAAGCTGCAGAACATGAAATCTGTGATCCAGGCAATCCGGGAAGAGCTGGCTGGCTACTGGGACAAATGCTTCTACAGTCAGGAGCAGCGGGAAGGCTTCAGCCCCTATTATGATG AGGACTACACAGAGACCCTGCTCGAGCTGCACGATGCTGAGGTGGGGAAGATGAAGAGCTACTACGAAACACACAAAGATCTGTTTGAGGCTGTCCAGAagtgggaggagagctggaagcTGTTCCTGGAGCTGGAG AGGAAAGCAACTGACCCCAGTCGTTTCACCAACCGTGGGGGAAATCTGCTGAAAGAAGAGAAGCAGCGAGCAAGGTTGCAGAAGACCCTTTCCAAG ctgcaggaggagctggagaccAGAGTCCAGGCCTGGGAGGCAGAGTTTGAGGGGGCTTTCCTGGTGAAGGGACAGCACTTCATGGAGTACGTGACTGAGCAGTGGCAGCTGTACCACctggagaaagagaagcagaagcaggAGCGG CAACTGAAGAAAAGCCGCCAGATCGAGACGGAGATGATGTACGGAAGCACCCCGCAGACAGCCATCAAGCGCCGGGTGCTCGGCCCCCACACGCCTGGCAAAGCAAGGAAG CTCAATGGCACTTCCATCTCCAGCGCCACACCCAACAGCACCATCCGCTTGGCTTTTGGGGGAACCATCTACCATTCACCCACCTCGCGGTTGCCACCTTCTGGAGGGAAG TTTGGCCAGGCCCGGACCCCCAGCCGCCTGCCGGCAAAGCCGTCCCGTCCTGGACACCAGGAGAGGAACAAGGAGAACATGTCCCAGCTGAACGGAACCACCCTGAGCG CGCGAACTTTCAAAGGCTTCCAGATCTGA